ACAATAATTTTAATCGACTAATTGGAAATGGGTGACGGTAACTTAAATTAGATATGAATTATCTTACTAATTACCGATGAattaacaaaaaataaaatattcattttttttatatatctttCTATAATGTGTGAATTTTGGAAGTGAGTAAATTGAAATTTCATTTCCATATTGTTTACTTGTTATCCAATAGCAATAACCGCAAATGATACATTCCCCTCTTCTTGATCTTTATGCCAAAATatagtaaaaataaataaataactggGATAGAGGGATTAAGACCATGTTCTTTCtgacttaatttcagctcatttcagttcagCTAGGCTCTATTCAGTCCAGTTCAGTTTCCTTTAGTTCAGTTTAGCCCATTTAAGCTCATCTCTTCTCAAATTAACTCTTATTTTAGgttaattcagttcagttcagtttaactCAATTCAATTTCATCCAGTTCAGCTTAGCTGTCATCAGCCAAAACAAATAGGGCCTAGAATTAGAAAAGAATTGAATGCATTCTTCATAATATAATAAGATTAAAAGTAGGGGAAACGAAAACAATTTAATGCATGCTTCATAAAAAGATTATAAGTACGGGAATAAAAACATCTTAGGTATTGTTCTCTCTAATTttatttcagctcatttcagttcagCTTAGTTTAATTCAGTCAAGTTcgattcagttcagttcagctctgaCCATTTAGGCCATGTTCTTTCTGACTTTTTAGAGGTGACCTAAATGAAGTTGAGCTAAACTAAACTGAACTAAATGGAGATAAACTGAACAGAACTTAATGGAGTTGAACTAAACTTAACTGGATAGAGCTTAACTGAATTAAGCTCattggagctgaattgaactgagataataacaataattatacaaataattataataatcataaaaaattattaataataattaatattatgataatAATATAACAATTAATAAtaattttaatataataataataatagtaatagtagtaatagtagtagtagtagtagtagtagtattagtaataataataataataataataaaagcaTGCTGTTGGTGGACTTCCAGAATGCTTTTAACTTGGTCGATCGTGATATCATGTTAGGAGAGGTTTGTAGTCATTGCCCTATTCTCTCCCGCTGGGTGGAGTTTTGCTATTCTAGTCCTACCCGTTTATATTATGGTGAGCACAGCTTGTGGTCTTGTCAAGAGGTCCAGCAGGGTGACCCTTTTGGGTCCTTTGCTTTTTGCTTTAGTGTTAAATTCGTTTGTTTGTAAGATCAGAGACTCTTTCGACTAAAGTTTGCAGGCTTGGTACTTGGATTATGGCAATATTGTTGGGGATACCTTGGttgtggggaaggttttggagcTGATTATGGAAGATGGTCCTCGTTCGGGTCTTCATCTTAATGTCGGTAAAACCGAGGTTTTTTTTGCCTACGGAAGATCCCGTGAGCAAGGCTTCCTAGTCCTCCCAGGGCTATTGCTAGGCCCCTGCGTGGTGTCAAAGTCCTTAGTGGCCTTATGAGTGTGCGCTATGAGTTCAGCAGTAAGCTTGTAATGAGGAGAGTGACTAGGACCATCGAGCTTATGGGTTTCGTCGCTATGATTGATGATCCGCAGTGCGAGCTGCTGTTgattcgagcttgtactggtatttcgaAACTTTATTTTGCTTTACGTACTTGTTCACCTGCTGCTTTTGAGTCCGCTAAGCTTTCCTTTGACACGGCACTTCGTTCTCATTTAGAACGTATTGTTACTGCGTCTGGTCCTGGTTTTGGTGACTGGCAGTGGCGGATTGTCACCCTTCCATTTACCTTCAGAGGACTTGGTGTGTATGCTGCCAGAGATGTTCTACATTATGCTTCTTTGGCATCTCGATTGCAGTCTGCTGAGCTGCAGGCTAAGCTCCTTCGGACCTTTGATGTCATGGCTCCCGGACCTACTTTTAATGCGGCTTTGAGTGTGTTTAATGAGGTTATAGTTCTGACCTTATGCGTAACCCTAGTGAGATCGCtacccccaaacttatgaagaaattggcagacatatatTTCGCGAGGGTTGTTGCTACTACAAAATCAGTTTTCTTTTTTACTCCTCGATAGGTTCTGTTGTGGAGGTCCCAACAGGGTGGGCACACTTTTGATTGGCTATGTGCGGTCCCTATTTCTGGGTTAGGGCAGACTATGAACGGTAGGTCCTACCGTTGTGTGCTTAACTATCGGTTGGGTATTCCTTTGTTTTCGGTGCCTGGGCCGTGCTCTGCTTACTCTCGGGTCTTTGAGGGGTATATTTACGAGGATCATGTTGTGTCGTGTGATGGCGTTGTTGGTAtcaaacatcggcataaccttgttcGCGACACCCTTTTAGATATCTGCTTTCGCTCTAGAATCTCTGCTGGTAAGGAGGTAGATATTGGTTTGATCGATGGGCATGACAGGTCCTTGCGTCTTACAGATTTATTACTTTATTCATGGGACAGGGGCCGTGATGTGTGTATGGATCTGACCGGGTCTTGCCCCCTTGACTCAGTCTGGGATGTCTTAGTTCGTACCCGGGCGTGTGGTAGTTGATGCTGCTCGGCGCAAATGCGCCAAGTATCAGGGCTCGTGTTCGGCAATCGGTTATGGtttcttacctttttctttttcttcgttGGAGGAGTTGGAGGCGGATGccattgccttgctcaagcggattcaTAAATTTTCTGTGTCTTAGGATACCGGGGCGTGCGCTGCTGCTTTTATTTTTACtcgacttagctttgctatttcTAAGGAGGTGGGAGACCATATTGTGTCCTGACTGCccaccaattgtaacacccccacataccaaggtgccttatcaAGGACCACCGTAGCATGagaagctgttaccatctcggttgcccgaggatagtatatcaaaagtaaccattccgaaacatttattaaagtataaagtttaaagGATTACATTATCTCAAAGCAAAACCAATAGAAAGTGTATATGaaatctcaatacaactgaaaacCAAAACAACTACTCGTAACAGTggaagctagactcaaagtgatgacatcccatctcgtccccgtagttaaagacaaccatcacatgtcacaatctgctcaccatccccgaatggatcaccacagttttacaaaacaacaacggggtcagttcactgtatAATTAAGCTGagcaaaatacaaaaatatcaaTGACAACAATTCCACAATCATTCTccattcccaatcatgtctcataactgactacacacttaagtgtgtagtcttTCCAGATTACTGCCGCGACAGAAAATCCACACCGCCAATGGGAGatcgcagccttgcccacctaagccccgctcatcgcaaagagcaacaacccatgttccttaaggtgcacatcccctcttgtggcgggttccacaaggggcaaatcaagggcgtgaagccactccctcaagtgactccactcagccaaggatgcACCTCACCAACATAATTAATCCACCACAACTCCAACAATTAAGAATACAAATCAACAACAATACTAAACATATgaatacaatcacaatcaccacatcttaaatcaattatgcaatcaactgagtagggaaaccctaccttagcacagatCCGATTACGAGTCAACAAGCGGAAGCTAGAAttgctcttctacaaatcctaaACCGATGCACGAGAGAGAGATGAACAAGACTCACGAACAAGCAAAGCTCTTGGGAGAGATTACGGATGATTAGAGTACGTagaaatgttttaggttttggtaaaagtgaaaagTAAAACTGTTAAAAAGTAATTTTTAACTCTAATCACCCTtaaccaaaccgcggaaataaaacccgtcagaccggatactcggtcgagtactgagagTACTCGGGCGagtattaggccaccaaaacattTTCTTTAAGTCCTTATAAAGTTTATCACCACCCGGATGAATTGAATAAGGAgtacaatgagcctccgtcatgatCAACCTTTTCAAGTCtgcatcactaggaacacaccatctcccatcagaACGAAtactcccatctgtgtggataaAAAGCCTTGAAACTGTGCCACTCTCTATccttgacttccactcttgaatcttgggatcaaactcttgtttcctctttatgtcATCATACAAGTCCAGTTCGATAGTCAAGTTCCCGATGGCATCCCTCTTTCAAATCATATGAATctccatcttggacatctcatccctcagttttagcaaagacatagttgtacataacgaatgtacactcttcctacttaagtcatctgccaccacattagccttaccctcgtgatagatgatatCCATTTCATAGttcccaatcaactccatccatcgtctctgtcgcatgttcagCTCTTTCTGTGTTTAGATATACTTtaaactcttatgatctgaaaacactttaaaggttgccccataaagatagtgcctccaaatctttagagcgaaaacaactgcacccagctccatatcatgagtaggataattctcctcatacggcttcagctgcctcgacgcataagcgataactttcccattctgcatcaacacacaacccaaaccattctttgaagtatcggtgtatacttcaaagttctcacttccctcaggtaaATCTAAGAtgggagttgtggtcaaacggtCCTTTAAGGTTcggaacgccgtttcacaactctcatcccaatagAATCTAGTCTCTTTCCGCATCAACGGTGCCATAGGTCTTGCGACTTTTGAAAAGtccttcacgaacctcctgtagtagccagctaaacccaagaaactctgaatctcagcaacattcttcggtgattcccacttagtCACCGCCTccatcttgctaggatccaccgacacaccctcCTTTGATATCACATAACCCAGAAAGgccactttctccaaccaaaactcgcacttagatagcttggcatataactgattgtctcgcaaagtctgtaaaactaacctcagatgctcctcgtgctcctccttagtcttagtgTAGACCAAAATGTCATAAATGAAGACGACCACAAATCTATCTAAGAACGGGCTGAAaatccggttcataagatccatgaaaactgctggtgcattcattaacccaaaaggcatcactacgtactcatagtgaccatatcgtgatcgaaaagctgtcttaggaatatcctcatctgctatcctcaactgatgataacccgatctcaaatcgatcttagaaaacaccCCTGCGTCAgctggtcaaaaagatcatcaatccttggcaaaggatacctgttcttcaccgtgacatgattcagctccctatagtcgatgcatatCCTCAAACTCCCGTCTTTATTTTCCACAAACAATATTgttgctccccacggtgacacactaggccgaaTATACCCTTCGTCTAAGAGGTCATTCATCtacttcttcaactcttccaactctttaggccccatacggtacggtgctttagatataggccCCGTTCCCGGTTTGAGCTCAACATTAAAGTCGTtatctctcttaggtggtaactccggtatctcatctggaaaaacatcacCAAACACCCCAACCACAAGTATACCAGACACCGATGGCTCCTCTTCACGCATATCTCTCACTTGACGAAGAACCAAAGGACacctcttcctcaaacatgactttagagTCATCACCGCTATGAACTTAAGCTTAGGTCTCACCACAAACCCTCCTATATAATACCTTGACTCTCTTAGGCCCCTTTAAAGATACTCTCTTTTGTCtgcaatctatcttagcatcatacttgcCCAACCAGACCATCCCGACGaagacctcaaacccatccatagggaACTCTAACAAGTTAACCGATAAGTCTACCTCCCTCACCAACATGGACACATATCTATACAACTTAGAACATGACACCAACTCCCATGAAGGTATAAACAAACTATCTTTCACCAGCTCATATGCTCCCAAACCCATAGCTACAACATGACTCCTAAACACAAACGAGTGggttgcccccgaatcaaacaggaCAAAAGATAGCGTATTATGAACAAGAAGAGTACCAGTAACAACGTGAGCATCGTCCGCTGCTTCCTGTTTGCCCATCATAAAGATGTTCACACTACTTTTCTGACCTCCACCCTAAACCATGGTAGTCGAAGTAGTTGGCTTGACTGCCAAATTATGCGTCACACTGTTGTTTGGACGCTGATAGGACCCTCCACTATTGCGGTTGTAGCcaccattgttgttgttctgccCGCCACGATTGCCCCACGACCTAGATGCCCTGTTGCTAGGAGAGCTTTGGCTTAGAGCCTGAGAATATTTCCCCTGATAAGTCCCCGaaaagcctcctcctcctcctctagcaCTGGTGCACTTGTGCCTCTAATGACCCACTCCGCCACGGTTGAAACAAGTAAGTTTGGAGTTATCACTAGTACTCCTAACTCCTCCTCTTCCCCAAGCTCAAGATCCCCTTGCATACCCAGATCCTCCAGAAAAGGCCCTAGGCTGACTGTGATTGCCCCTCTTGTGGCCCAACTAGTTGCCACTATCACTctccgcctttctcttctcagcatTCCTTCCCTTAGCCTCCTTGACCATGTCCACTAACCTCTCAGCATGCCCTGCTCGTGCATAAATCTCTTTCAGATCTGTGAGTACCCCAGCTGGTAGTCTATCCATGATCTTCAGTGCCAGCCCTTTTTCAAAGCAAAGAGCTATACCTCGTTGACCCATCTGCATATCCTCTGTGTAGTGTGACAATTCTAgaaaccggtgatagtactctgtGACGGTCATATCATCAGCCATGGTGAAAGAATCGAACTCAGctctcagcttgtgacggatgtgctccggcacaaaatgctccctcatagcactcttgaAGCCTGACCATGGGATAACATTATATCCCTTATCCTTATAGTATTCACTAGCATCCTCCCTCACATTCTGCCACCAGACCTCAACCTCATTCCTTAGGTAGAATGAAACTTGTTCCACCatcatctctgtcggacacttcACAACCTCTAGTAGACTCTCCATCTCGCGGTGCCAGTTATCAAGCAGTTGTGGCTCATCGGTGCCCTCATAAGTAGAGGGGTGGAAGCGATAAATGGTGGTGCTTAGCTAGGATGCGTCCACCGGTTTCTCACCTCCCTTACCCACGTTCTTGAGTGCCTCAATGAGCgcatcttgttgctcaatcatgcagGCAACCTCATCCACAGTCATCTCAGTGGCTTGGATGTATGCTGCTggcctctttggcggcattttgagctgatataaccaaaaaatcgtaagcacatagcctacggctcaaaataaacaaaacgCCCGCCAAAGAAGTGCTCGGTCGAGTACGGtgaaatactcggtcgagtactgagactactcggccgagtattccactCCAGTAGTTAACCTCTAAAACACATAGAACAAACTCGGTTGAGTATAcacggtactcggtcgagtatgcctcactcggtTGAGTATccctcttactcggccgagtgatcacAACAAGTAGCTATTGTCTCATATACACAAACAAACACttggtcgagtgcttggttactcggctgagtatcacctactcggtcgagtacccgccctgcttGGCCGAATCAGGCCAAAAACGAGCTAACTAATACGAGAAAACATACTTAATCATGCATACGACATATATAACATATTACTACCCTTCCAAAGCCAATTTCTAACACATAATCATGCTCAAGTACTACCAAGTTCAAGATACGCAATTCACTttctcatttcatccaacaacttcacatGAATCACAGCTATAGATGCAATACACATTACTTCAAACACACAACAATTCCCAAGACACCTCCATGTTGACCGGCTCGAAGTTGTAAaggcctcaatgcgacttcgggacgtctcccaagtctttgcagtaGCTCCAAACAGCtcttacccgggttcattttaattagactccctatattcattaggttaattggttttaggttccaaaatcgtcgctctgataccactttgtaacaccttcacataccaaggtgccttaccaaggaccgccctagcatgagaagctgttaccatcttggtcgcccgaggatagtatatcaaaagtaaccattccgaaacatttattaaagtataaagtttaaacGATTACATTGTCTCAAAGCAAAACCAAAAGAAAGTGTATATGaaatctcaatacaactgaaaacCAAAACAACTACTCGTAACAGCGGAatctagactcgaagtgatgacatctcatctcgtccccgtagctaaagacaaccatcacctgtcacaatctgctcaccatcctcgaatgcatcaccacagttttacaaaacaacaatggGGTCGGTTCACTGTATAATTACGATAAGTAAAATACAAGAATATCAATGGCAACAATTCCACAATCATTCTCCATTCCTAATCAtgtctcataactgactacacacttaagtgtataGTCCTACCAGATTACTGCCATAACAAATAATacacaccgccagtgggagaccgcagccttgcccatctaagccccactcatcgcaacgagcaacaacccatattccttaatgtgcacatcccctcttgttacgggttccacaaggggcgaatcaagggcgtgaagtcactcccacaagtgactccactcagccgaggacgcacctcaccaaCATAATCAATCCACCACAACTCCAACAATTAAGAATACAAATCAACAACAATACTAAACATATGAATACAATCAAAATCaccacatcttaaatcaattatgcaaccaactgagtagggaaaccctaccttagcacagatCCAATTACGAGTCAACAAGCAGAAGCTAGAATTGTCGTTCTACAAATCCTTCACCGACGCAACCGACGCACGAAAGAGATGAACAAGACTCAAGAACAAACAAAGCTCTTGGGAGAGATTGGGGATTATTAGAGTACTTA
This sequence is a window from Silene latifolia isolate original U9 population chromosome 8, ASM4854445v1, whole genome shotgun sequence. Protein-coding genes within it:
- the LOC141594888 gene encoding uncharacterized protein LOC141594888: MGKQEAADDAHVVTGTLLVHNTLSFVLFDSGATHSFVFRSHVVAMGLGAYELVKDSLFIPSWELVSCSKLYRYVSMLVREVDLSVNLLEFPMDGFEVFVGMVWLGKYDAKIDCRQKRVSLKGPKRVKEVREGLFKSRKTYGTVDAERD